The Winogradskyella schleiferi genome has a window encoding:
- a CDS encoding SusD/RagB family nutrient-binding outer membrane lipoprotein: MKKIIYILIGFTLITSCEKELDINRDPDAIAPSQLALNVELPASITGIAGAQGAPYALIGGFWSQYWTQSNAANQYRLLDNYNLGTTDGIQSGAWNAMYDGLLDVRNVKNNAAAAENWNYYLIATVLEAYGSQLLTDFYGAIPYSQANDQEFLQPIFDSGPDVYDLMIADLDDALSRNLNASNGLVPGADDLVFGGDMSNWVKFANTLKLKIYLRQTEARPGVASAGISAMINSGTQFLDTDAALTGFTDAPNLSNPLFESDRRQLNVGTNLRASTTMYSFLDTNGDERLSEFYGAGNPLNQGDFNNTEIDPTSISVVNLSPTTPVYFISWEESLFLQAEAMVRYNGGSGAEDLYNAAVQESFNKWGIDGSTYVNGGVYDYAGGSMEAQIEDIITQKWVASFPGNGAEAFFEWHRTGYPNTSSVAQDDVAYVPGEIVYSIEGTTGGVFPQRIEYPNTELSRNSNAPELESITSPIWWNQ; this comes from the coding sequence ATGAAAAAAATAATTTATATCTTAATAGGGTTTACTTTAATAACTTCTTGTGAAAAGGAATTAGATATTAATCGTGATCCTGATGCTATTGCTCCTTCGCAGCTAGCATTAAATGTTGAACTACCTGCTAGCATAACTGGTATTGCAGGTGCACAAGGCGCTCCTTATGCGCTTATTGGAGGCTTTTGGTCTCAGTATTGGACACAAAGTAATGCGGCAAATCAATACCGTCTTCTAGATAATTATAATCTAGGAACTACAGATGGTATTCAATCCGGCGCATGGAATGCCATGTATGATGGTCTTTTAGATGTGAGAAATGTAAAGAACAATGCTGCAGCCGCAGAAAATTGGAACTATTACTTGATAGCTACTGTTTTAGAGGCTTATGGATCTCAATTATTGACAGATTTTTATGGGGCAATTCCTTATAGTCAAGCGAATGATCAAGAATTCTTACAGCCAATTTTTGATTCTGGACCAGATGTTTATGATCTTATGATCGCTGATTTAGACGATGCACTCTCCAGAAATCTAAATGCTTCAAATGGATTAGTTCCAGGTGCAGATGACTTAGTTTTCGGTGGAGATATGAGCAATTGGGTGAAATTTGCCAATACTCTGAAACTTAAAATCTACTTAAGACAAACTGAAGCTAGACCAGGTGTTGCGTCAGCCGGTATTTCTGCTATGATAAATTCAGGAACACAGTTTTTAGATACAGATGCTGCTTTAACTGGATTTACCGATGCACCTAATCTAAGTAACCCATTATTTGAATCTGATAGAAGACAATTGAACGTGGGTACTAACTTAAGAGCATCAACTACCATGTATTCATTCTTGGATACTAACGGTGATGAGCGATTATCTGAGTTCTATGGAGCAGGTAACCCACTCAATCAGGGTGATTTTAACAATACCGAAATTGATCCAACGTCAATCTCTGTTGTAAATTTATCACCTACTACACCAGTTTATTTTATAAGTTGGGAAGAAAGTTTGTTTTTACAAGCAGAGGCCATGGTAAGATACAATGGTGGTTCTGGAGCTGAAGATTTATATAATGCAGCAGTTCAAGAAAGTTTTAATAAATGGGGTATAGACGGTTCAACATATGTTAACGGTGGTGTATATGATTATGCTGGCGGTTCCATGGAAGCCCAAATTGAGGATATAATAACTCAAAAGTGGGTTGCTAGTTTCCCTGGAAATGGAGCAGAAGCATTCTTTGAATGGCATAGAACTGGCTACCCAAACACCTCAAGTGTAGCTCAAGATGATGTCGCTTATGTACCTGGTGAGATCGTATATTCTATTGAAGGCACAACTGGAGGCGTGTTTCCTCAACGTATCGAATATCCGAATACTGAGCTGTCAAGAAACTCTAATGCTCCAGAATTAGAATCAATTACATCCCCAATATGGTGGAATCAATAA
- a CDS encoding immunoglobulin-like domain-containing protein: MKKLILSLFVISALFLSSCETDSTEDVSEVTVFAELSLLGDPIMFSPVGQPFADPGADASIGGASAPFETVSNVDTSTPGFYNVTYIATNDDGFQASANRQVIVYEDNGTIAGIYDGIRVGRDDGGLVLISQISADQFYISDLLAGWYEFGPNGYGPAYAWPATINVSGNSVTSPGASAGFGPAAISNGNINNSGPSTVITWDILLTDYNFGFPVQFTKITP, translated from the coding sequence ATGAAAAAATTAATTTTAAGTCTATTTGTGATCAGTGCGCTTTTTCTAAGCTCTTGTGAAACAGATTCTACAGAAGACGTGTCAGAAGTAACGGTCTTCGCTGAACTCTCCTTGTTAGGAGATCCAATAATGTTTAGTCCAGTTGGGCAACCTTTCGCAGATCCTGGAGCAGATGCTTCTATTGGTGGTGCGTCAGCGCCTTTTGAAACTGTAAGTAATGTTGACACCAGCACACCTGGGTTTTATAACGTTACTTATATAGCTACGAATGATGATGGTTTTCAAGCTTCAGCTAATCGACAAGTTATAGTTTATGAAGATAATGGCACTATAGCAGGTATATATGATGGTATTAGAGTTGGAAGAGATGATGGTGGTCTTGTGCTAATTTCACAAATTAGTGCTGATCAGTTTTATATCTCAGATCTTCTTGCTGGATGGTATGAATTTGGACCAAATGGTTATGGTCCAGCCTATGCTTGGCCAGCTACCATTAACGTTTCTGGCAATAGTGTAACTTCTCCTGGTGCTTCAGCAGGATTTGGACCTGCGGCGATATCTAATGGTAACATAAATAATAGTGGACCGTCAACGGTAATAACTTGGGATATACTACTTACCGATTATAATTTTGGTTTTCCTGTTCAATTCACTAAAATAACTCCTTAA
- the rpsL gene encoding 30S ribosomal protein S12 yields MPTISQLVRKGRAKITKKSKSAALDSCPQRRGVCTRVYTTTPKKPNSAMRKVARVRLTNGNEVNAYIGGEGHNLQEHSIVLVRGGRVKDLPGVRYHIVRGALDTAGVSGRTQRRSKYGAKRPKK; encoded by the coding sequence ATGCCAACAATTTCACAATTAGTACGAAAAGGAAGAGCCAAAATAACCAAGAAGAGTAAATCGGCTGCTTTAGATTCGTGTCCTCAAAGACGTGGTGTATGTACTCGTGTTTATACAACGACACCTAAAAAACCTAACTCAGCAATGCGTAAGGTAGCAAGGGTTCGTTTAACAAACGGAAACGAAGTAAATGCATACATTGGTGGAGAAGGTCACAATTTACAAGAGCACTCGATAGTATTGGTTAGAGGTGGAAGGGTAAAAGATTTGCCAGGAGTTAGATATCATATCGTTCGTGGTGCTTTAGATACAGCAGGTGTATCTGGAAGAACACAACGTAGATCTAAGTATGGTGCAAAACGCCCTAAGAAGTAA
- a CDS encoding lipid-binding protein: MKNLKYNINKLILCLFVSILCVACDEGGELDPGNTATVEVAGEWVVEILRDGSPIDVNYISTYNTADNVATEIWLDDLQHGWGLKAKVPVDIGNLTFSGSGLEEIYYDVTVDITDGVIIKNGTTAPSGTVVDSIYFKAQFSDIPNETWEYAGYKRTGFLEDDLN, from the coding sequence ATGAAAAACTTAAAATATAATATTAATAAATTAATACTTTGCCTATTTGTAAGCATATTATGTGTTGCTTGTGATGAAGGTGGAGAATTAGACCCTGGAAATACTGCTACCGTTGAGGTAGCTGGTGAGTGGGTTGTTGAAATTCTAAGAGATGGATCACCAATAGATGTGAATTATATCTCTACATATAACACTGCAGATAATGTAGCCACCGAAATTTGGCTAGACGATCTACAACATGGCTGGGGCTTAAAAGCTAAAGTGCCTGTTGACATAGGAAATCTAACATTTTCTGGCTCTGGTTTAGAAGAAATATATTATGATGTTACCGTTGATATTACTGACGGAGTAATTATTAAAAACGGAACCACAGCTCCTAGCGGAACTGTAGTTGACAGTATCTATTTTAAAGCACAATTTTCTGATATTCCTAATGAAACTTGGGAATATGCTGGATATAAGAGAACGGGCTTCTTAGAAGATGATCTGAATTAA
- a CDS encoding POTRA domain-containing protein: MLYFYVTQELFYTVLMPIFNRILFFALFLVFPNLSIGQSLILNIAGENETATMTIDSLGYQKRFDNYNGLQLEINSLKHKLTNRGFIDTTIEGVTKKSDSLFEAQLILGKRIDRIRIHYDSSFNTKLLQTINYKSGDGFFEIKITEAENHLKKLNTKIAEQGDPFSTLQLINVAKLNPDLISADLKIVTNQKRRIDKIIVKGYEKFPKSYIKRFLKLKTGKSFNLNAIRDKIELLEDLRFASKIKDPEVLFTQDSTTLYLYIEKTKTNNFDGFLGFGTNENTNKIEFDGYLDLRLINNLNYGETLKLFYKSDEIDQQTINVDVDLPYLFASPIGLQVGLNLFRKDSTFLTAKQYAKINYQINARHKIGAGINATNSTNLLENDTEILNDYKTNYYTLHYNYTKPQFYDPLFPINFWLDFSYGFGDRKNNLGTQNQNIFSLDTYKIFNLNNKNSFYTRINGSLLTSDTYLDNELFRFGGINSIRGFEENSLVANLYGVINTEYRYRLSNGIYVHSVIDAAYFENKLTLSKEKLFGFGLGLGLLTNAGLFRLNYSVGKTDNRQFKLSDSKVHVSLTATF, translated from the coding sequence ATGCTCTATTTTTACGTTACACAAGAGTTATTCTATACCGTATTGATGCCTATTTTTAACCGTATTCTTTTTTTTGCTTTATTTCTGGTTTTTCCAAATCTAAGCATTGGCCAATCGCTTATTTTAAATATTGCTGGAGAAAATGAAACGGCAACAATGACAATTGATTCTTTAGGGTACCAAAAACGTTTTGACAATTATAACGGGCTACAATTAGAAATCAATAGTCTAAAGCACAAATTAACTAATCGCGGATTTATTGACACAACAATTGAAGGTGTAACTAAAAAAAGCGACTCCCTTTTTGAAGCACAGCTTATACTAGGTAAAAGAATTGATAGAATCAGAATCCATTACGATTCTAGTTTTAATACCAAACTATTGCAGACCATCAATTACAAATCTGGTGATGGATTCTTCGAGATAAAAATAACAGAGGCAGAAAATCATTTAAAAAAGCTCAATACTAAAATTGCTGAACAAGGTGATCCGTTTTCAACTTTACAACTTATTAATGTAGCGAAATTGAATCCTGATTTGATTTCGGCAGATTTGAAAATTGTAACGAATCAAAAAAGACGCATCGATAAGATTATTGTAAAAGGTTACGAGAAATTTCCGAAGTCCTATATAAAACGTTTCTTAAAGCTTAAAACCGGAAAATCGTTCAACTTGAATGCCATAAGAGATAAAATTGAGTTATTAGAAGATTTACGCTTTGCCAGCAAGATAAAAGACCCTGAAGTTCTTTTTACACAAGATTCCACAACACTATACTTATATATAGAGAAAACCAAAACCAACAATTTTGATGGATTTTTAGGTTTTGGCACTAACGAAAACACCAATAAGATTGAATTTGACGGCTATTTGGATTTAAGACTAATCAATAACCTGAACTACGGAGAAACCTTAAAACTTTTCTATAAAAGTGATGAAATTGACCAACAGACCATTAATGTAGATGTAGATTTACCATATTTATTTGCTTCTCCAATTGGCCTCCAGGTAGGACTTAATCTTTTCAGAAAAGATTCTACCTTCTTGACCGCTAAACAATATGCCAAGATTAATTATCAAATAAATGCTCGGCATAAAATTGGAGCTGGAATCAATGCAACTAATTCTACTAACCTTTTGGAAAACGACACCGAAATTTTAAACGATTATAAAACCAATTATTATACGCTTCATTATAATTATACAAAACCACAATTTTATGACCCTTTATTCCCGATTAATTTCTGGCTTGATTTTTCATATGGTTTTGGAGATAGAAAAAATAATTTAGGAACACAAAACCAAAATATTTTCAGTTTAGATACGTATAAAATCTTTAACCTTAATAATAAGAATAGTTTTTATACCAGAATAAATGGATCGCTATTAACATCTGACACTTATTTAGACAATGAATTATTTCGTTTTGGAGGTATCAACTCTATCCGTGGATTTGAAGAAAACAGTTTAGTGGCTAATCTATATGGAGTCATTAACACAGAATACCGTTATAGATTAAGCAACGGTATTTATGTGCATTCGGTTATAGATGCTGCGTACTTTGAAAATAAACTCACATTGAGCAAGGAAAAGCTTTTTGGTTTTGGATTAGGGCTGGGATTACTGACCAATGCCGGACTCTTTCGTTTGAATTATTCCGTTGGTAAGACCGATAATCGTCAGTTTAAATTATCAGACTCTAAAGTTCATGTAAGTTTGACTGCCACTTTTTGA
- the rpsG gene encoding 30S ribosomal protein S7, whose translation MRKRAAKKRPLLPDPRFNDQLVTRFVNMMMWDGKKSVAFKVFYDAIDIVEEKKNDDEKTALEIWKEALSNVMPHVEVRSRRVGGATFQIPMQIRPDRKVSTAMKWLISFSRKRNEKSMAQRLAAEVLAAAKEEGAAVKKRADTHKMAEANKAFSHFRF comes from the coding sequence ATGAGAAAAAGAGCAGCAAAAAAGAGACCGCTTTTACCAGACCCAAGATTCAATGATCAGTTAGTGACACGTTTTGTTAACATGATGATGTGGGACGGTAAGAAGTCTGTAGCTTTTAAAGTATTCTACGATGCAATTGATATTGTTGAAGAGAAAAAAAATGATGACGAAAAAACAGCTTTAGAGATTTGGAAAGAAGCTTTATCTAACGTAATGCCTCACGTAGAAGTACGTAGTCGTCGTGTTGGTGGTGCGACATTCCAAATTCCAATGCAGATTCGTCCAGACCGTAAGGTTTCAACCGCGATGAAATGGTTAATTAGCTTTTCACGTAAAAGAAACGAAAAATCTATGGCACAACGCTTAGCGGCAGAAGTTTTAGCAGCAGCTAAAGAAGAAGGCGCAGCTGTTAAGAAAAGAGCTGATACACACAAGATGGCGGAAGCAAACAAAGCATTCTCACACTTTAGATTTTAA
- a CDS encoding SusC/RagA family TonB-linked outer membrane protein codes for MKTKFNGILTLFLALVVQFTFAQEKSISGTVTDTSGLPVPGVNVIIKGTTTGTQTDFDGKYTIDANQGDVLVFSYVGLSTKEVTVGASNSYDVGMAEDTEALDEVVVTAFGKAKQKRSLGYSATSIDSEELTEVTAINPLENLSGKVAGVNITAPNQPGASTKVIIRGYSSLSGNGPLYVIDGTPISSSANGTSGTGFSRSYDGGTNINDLDPNSIESINVLKGGPAAALYGSRAGGGAIIITTKKGRDKLKVEVKTAMDFLEVSRVPHLQTDFGQGWDGKGYSFSGGVLGASNENGSWGPAFNDQVRVWGNVVNNTQQIKPYSLLENNIKDFYDIGNTFSNSIRLSGGTEKSDFSLVFSRVDSDGVIPTDADALTKNTLNLNAGISADKFRVRVAANYAQNRQNAVNTGQGDGAGQGNTLMQELLQIPTDISVVDLEDYNNNIFNSNDYYFTPYANNPYFTVKENATNLSRERFYGNINFQYDLLPNLVATFQTGADILNGGVHSHGAIISYSADSPNAGNQGVVGGVTERTTQERRYESLFTLDYDTQLSDAFGFEASVGATMRNRIGSSLQVTVTNLDIPNYYEISNSAVQPVTTQSDYQEKNNSIFAALTFSYLDRIYLNLTGRNEWTSSLAPGNNSFFYPSANISAIAIDNGEHFVKLRAGYSQLANGAPLYSTESISNQGVAAAYFGSINFPFNGINSFEIGRTLGNLNIEPEFVNEYEFGIEANFFNRRVSLDAVYYNKKTDGAIISQQLPPSTGYGVTVGNFMDIENKGVELALGLVPIRTDDFRWDINYTFTKNENEVTDLPDGTDNLVINSNYGVTFNAVKGQPLGEFRALVPLTNDDGQIVVGDDGVPLTSATEQTIGNSQQDFVMGLQNVISYKNFRLSVGFDWKEGGEMYSYTSRLLGFTGASQETTFNNRLPFIVPNSVVDNGDGTYSENTTPIGFEDQTGYYNAQNNPSTEATNHLIDRTFIRLRDASLSYDFPSKWLDGTGISTFSLSVYGRNLMLWTPDDNPYVDPEVTSFGGADLASDVGEFAANPAQRTYGMSVNMSF; via the coding sequence ATGAAAACAAAGTTTAATGGAATTCTAACCCTATTTTTAGCGTTAGTTGTGCAATTTACGTTTGCACAAGAGAAATCGATTTCGGGAACAGTAACGGATACGTCCGGTTTACCTGTGCCTGGAGTTAACGTAATTATTAAAGGTACAACAACTGGTACCCAAACTGATTTTGATGGTAAGTATACCATTGATGCCAATCAAGGCGATGTTTTGGTCTTTAGTTATGTTGGGCTTTCAACAAAAGAAGTTACCGTAGGCGCATCAAACTCTTATGATGTAGGTATGGCTGAAGACACTGAGGCTCTTGACGAAGTTGTGGTAACTGCCTTTGGTAAAGCAAAACAAAAACGATCATTAGGTTATTCAGCAACTTCGATTGACAGTGAAGAGCTTACTGAGGTTACTGCAATTAACCCTTTAGAGAATCTATCTGGTAAAGTTGCCGGTGTTAATATTACGGCTCCTAATCAGCCTGGTGCTTCTACGAAGGTGATTATAAGAGGCTATTCCTCATTATCTGGTAACGGTCCATTGTATGTTATTGATGGTACTCCTATTTCTAGTTCGGCCAATGGTACATCTGGAACTGGCTTTTCCAGATCATATGATGGTGGTACTAACATTAATGACTTAGACCCTAACAGTATTGAGAGCATCAACGTCCTTAAAGGTGGTCCTGCCGCAGCATTGTATGGCTCCAGAGCCGGTGGTGGTGCTATAATTATCACAACCAAAAAAGGGCGCGATAAGCTAAAAGTAGAGGTTAAAACTGCGATGGACTTTTTAGAAGTTTCTCGTGTTCCTCATTTACAAACAGACTTCGGTCAAGGTTGGGATGGTAAAGGATATTCCTTTTCTGGAGGTGTATTAGGAGCTTCCAATGAAAATGGTTCTTGGGGACCTGCTTTCAATGACCAAGTAAGAGTTTGGGGTAATGTTGTTAATAACACACAACAAATTAAGCCTTATTCACTCCTTGAAAATAACATAAAAGACTTTTATGATATTGGTAACACATTTTCTAACTCTATTAGGTTAAGTGGAGGAACTGAAAAATCTGATTTCTCACTTGTATTTTCTAGAGTAGATTCTGATGGTGTTATTCCTACAGATGCTGATGCATTGACTAAAAATACATTGAACTTAAATGCTGGAATTTCAGCTGATAAGTTTAGGGTACGTGTTGCTGCAAATTATGCTCAAAACAGACAAAATGCTGTTAATACAGGACAAGGTGATGGTGCAGGTCAAGGAAATACGCTAATGCAAGAATTACTGCAGATTCCAACAGACATTAGTGTTGTTGATTTAGAGGATTACAACAATAACATTTTTAACAGTAACGATTATTATTTTACACCGTATGCTAATAATCCTTATTTCACAGTAAAAGAAAATGCTACAAATTTAAGTAGAGAACGTTTTTACGGAAACATTAATTTCCAGTACGATCTCCTTCCTAATTTAGTGGCTACATTTCAAACTGGAGCGGATATTTTAAATGGTGGTGTTCATAGCCACGGTGCTATTATCAGTTACTCCGCTGACTCCCCTAACGCTGGTAACCAAGGTGTTGTAGGTGGAGTAACAGAGCGAACTACTCAAGAAAGACGCTATGAATCTTTATTTACATTAGATTACGATACGCAATTAAGCGATGCTTTTGGATTTGAAGCTTCAGTAGGTGCTACTATGAGAAATCGAATCGGTTCTAGTCTTCAAGTGACTGTTACCAATTTAGATATTCCTAACTATTATGAAATCTCCAATAGCGCAGTACAACCAGTAACTACGCAAAGCGATTATCAAGAAAAAAACAACTCTATATTTGCAGCTCTAACATTTTCTTATCTTGATCGTATCTATTTAAACCTAACTGGTAGAAATGAATGGACCTCTTCATTAGCTCCTGGGAATAATTCCTTTTTCTATCCATCAGCAAACATTAGTGCAATCGCCATTGATAACGGTGAGCATTTTGTAAAATTAAGGGCGGGTTATTCTCAACTTGCTAATGGTGCGCCTCTTTACAGTACTGAGAGTATATCCAATCAAGGTGTAGCTGCTGCTTATTTTGGATCTATTAATTTTCCTTTTAATGGCATAAACTCATTTGAAATAGGAAGAACTTTAGGAAATCTGAATATCGAACCTGAATTTGTAAATGAATATGAATTCGGTATTGAAGCTAATTTCTTTAATCGACGTGTGTCTCTTGATGCTGTCTATTATAATAAAAAGACTGATGGCGCTATCATTAGTCAACAATTGCCACCGTCTACAGGTTATGGTGTTACAGTTGGAAACTTCATGGATATTGAGAACAAAGGGGTTGAGCTAGCTTTGGGGTTAGTTCCAATAAGAACTGATGACTTTAGATGGGATATTAACTATACCTTTACAAAGAATGAAAATGAAGTTACGGATTTGCCTGATGGAACTGACAACTTAGTGATTAACAGTAATTATGGTGTAACCTTTAATGCTGTTAAAGGTCAGCCTCTCGGTGAATTTAGAGCGTTAGTCCCATTAACTAACGATGACGGTCAAATTGTTGTAGGTGATGATGGTGTTCCACTAACATCTGCAACTGAGCAAACAATTGGTAACTCACAGCAAGATTTTGTGATGGGACTTCAGAATGTCATTAGTTATAAAAACTTCAGACTTTCAGTCGGTTTTGATTGGAAAGAAGGTGGTGAGATGTACTCTTATACCTCAAGATTATTAGGTTTTACGGGTGCTTCTCAAGAGACTACTTTTAACAATCGATTACCATTTATTGTACCAAATTCTGTTGTAGATAATGGAGATGGTACATATTCTGAAAACACAACACCAATTGGTTTCGAAGATCAAACTGGTTACTATAACGCTCAAAATAATCCATCGACAGAAGCAACCAATCATTTAATTGATCGTACGTTTATACGTTTAAGAGATGCGTCTTTATCTTATGACTTTCCTTCTAAATGGTTAGATGGAACTGGTATTAGTACATTCTCTCTTAGCGTTTATGGAAGAAATCTTATGTTGTGGACGCCAGATGATAACCCTTATGTAGATCCTGAGGTAACAAGTTTTGGTGGAGCGGATCTTGCTAGTGATGTCGGTGAATTTGCCGCTAACCCAGCTCAAAGAACTTATGGTATGTCTGTTAATATGTCATTTTAA
- a CDS encoding aryl-sulfate sulfotransferase, which yields MKYYPIILILLVFGCEKDNPTSNPDDEPDENIIIPDSNTIGTLINSSTSWDSFTLFTPSQSSDTYLIDNCGQMINKWTSDYLSGKSVYLLEDGSILRSGEIINENIRIGGIGGAIELIDWDDNLLWSYVYSSDQYSHHHDAIPLPNGNFLLLVATRKTSEEAIENGRDPSTLTEGELYNEQIIEVTPIGQNQIEIVWEWNVWDHLIQDFDPTKANYGIISDNPQLMDINFIGRSNNKADWLHANGLAYNSMKDEIIISFQGTSELFIIDHSTTTLEAASHTGGFHNKGGDIIYRWGNPQVYDQGSSGNRTLYGQHYPHWIPDSYPDGGKIIIFNNGLDREGNYSEVNIISPPTDGFGNYLYQTGTAFLPEEAEWQYNDIGNFSSEIISSAQRLANGNTLICEGQKGRFFEISSNNRIVWEYINPDSGSGILTQGEQGLDNAVFRALKYSQDYQAFNNRELIPENPIELEPNIGNCQ from the coding sequence ATGAAATATTATCCTATAATTCTAATTTTGCTGGTGTTTGGTTGTGAAAAAGATAATCCGACCTCTAATCCTGATGATGAACCAGATGAAAATATTATTATACCAGATAGCAACACTATCGGTACATTAATAAATTCTAGCACCAGTTGGGATTCTTTTACTCTATTTACGCCTTCGCAATCATCAGACACCTATCTAATAGATAATTGTGGACAAATGATCAATAAATGGACAAGTGATTATTTATCGGGCAAATCCGTTTATTTATTAGAAGACGGAAGCATTCTTAGATCTGGTGAAATTATAAATGAAAATATAAGAATCGGTGGTATTGGTGGAGCTATTGAGCTTATAGATTGGGATGACAACCTATTATGGAGCTATGTTTACAGTTCGGATCAATATAGTCATCATCATGATGCCATACCTTTACCCAATGGAAATTTTCTTTTATTGGTTGCTACCAGAAAAACATCTGAAGAAGCTATAGAAAACGGAAGAGATCCTTCTACATTGACTGAAGGAGAACTCTATAACGAACAAATTATAGAAGTTACACCTATTGGCCAAAACCAAATAGAAATCGTATGGGAATGGAATGTTTGGGATCATTTAATTCAAGATTTTGATCCTACCAAAGCCAATTATGGAATTATTTCAGATAACCCACAATTAATGGATATTAATTTCATTGGCCGTTCAAATAATAAAGCTGATTGGTTGCATGCAAATGGACTTGCATACAATAGTATGAAAGATGAAATTATTATTAGTTTCCAAGGTACTAGTGAACTGTTCATTATAGACCATTCAACAACAACCTTAGAAGCGGCTTCGCATACTGGCGGATTCCACAATAAAGGAGGAGACATTATCTACAGATGGGGAAATCCACAAGTATATGATCAAGGCTCAAGCGGTAACCGCACATTATACGGACAACATTATCCACATTGGATACCTGATTCGTATCCAGATGGTGGTAAAATCATTATTTTTAATAACGGATTGGATCGGGAAGGTAATTATTCTGAAGTGAATATAATTTCCCCACCCACAGATGGTTTCGGAAATTATCTTTATCAAACTGGAACAGCTTTTCTCCCAGAAGAGGCGGAATGGCAATATAATGATATAGGTAATTTTTCTTCAGAGATCATATCTAGTGCGCAAAGATTAGCAAATGGCAACACCTTAATTTGCGAAGGCCAAAAAGGAAGATTCTTTGAAATTAGTTCCAATAACAGAATTGTCTGGGAATATATTAATCCAGATTCAGGCTCTGGAATTCTTACTCAAGGTGAACAAGGTTTAGATAATGCTGTTTTTCGAGCATTAAAATATAGTCAAGACTATCAAGCTTTCAATAATCGAGAACTTATTCCTGAAAATCCTATTGAATTAGAACCTAATATTGGTAATTGTCAATAA